GATGATGAATCTGATGTTCTTTATATCAGCTTCAGGAAACCTCAACAGGCAAACGACAGCATAATGGAAGACGATATTATTTATCACTATCATGACAAAGAACTCGTCGGCATTACA
This genomic window from Deltaproteobacteria bacterium contains:
- a CDS encoding DUF2283 domain-containing protein, with protein sequence MEKVNSILESIPYLLKMPSKPIWVDYDDESDVLYISFRKPQQANDSIMEDDIIYHYHDKELVGITILHAKGHR